From the Stegostoma tigrinum isolate sSteTig4 unplaced genomic scaffold, sSteTig4.hap1 scaffold_53, whole genome shotgun sequence genome, one window contains:
- the LOC132208736 gene encoding uncharacterized protein LOC132208736, whose amino-acid sequence MGALPTALTGISSSTEMSRRDQNLRTIEWNVPTFDQNLRRTDWADPAMDQHLRTSHWNVSTMDRSLSDDAWFLATFYNQISLSGRIKYAVFIIQYFYYPILATVGVPINVVTIYVLLYKDCGLSPCVRRYLGAMAVADLLVIILDLILRHIPIVYKEQFYFLWYIPVCNIHAILLYAASDCSVWFTVTFTFDRFVAICCQKLKSQYCSEKTVTLILGAVTVLSCLKNIFWLLCDGTRLHAAAPQLLHKHYDLCRDPD is encoded by the exons ATGGGAGCATTAccaacagcactaacagggatcagcagctccacagAGATGAGTAGGAGAGAtcaaaatctcagaacaatagagtGGAATGTTCCAACGtttgatcagaatctgagaagaaCAGACTGGGCTGATCCAGCAATGGATCAGCATCTGAGAACATCACACTGGAATGTTTCAACAATGGACAGAAGTTTATCTGATGATGCTTGGTTTCTTGCTACATTTTACAATCAGATATCATTATCAGGGCGCATCAAATATGCAGTTttcattattcaatatttttattatccTATCTTGGCTACCGTTGGTGTCCCTA ttaatgtagtgacaatctacgtcctgctttataaagattgtggattgtctccatgtgtcagacgttacctgggggccatggcagtggcggatctactggtcattatcctcgacctgatattgagacacattcccattgtttacaaggaacagttttatttcctgtggtacatccctgtgtgtaatatccacgccatcctgctttatgcagcctctgactgttctgtctggttcactgtcactttcacctttgatcgatttgtggccatttgttgccagaaactgaaaagtcaatattgcagtgagaaaacggtgaCTCTGATTCTGGGAGCAGTGACTGTGTTGagctgtttaaaaaacattttctg GTTACTTTGTGATGGAACtcggcttcatgctgcagctcctcagttgctgcacaaacactacGATTTATgtcgtgacccagactaa